Proteins encoded in a region of the Bacillota bacterium genome:
- a CDS encoding NAD-dependent epimerase/dehydratase family protein: MSVLIVGGAGFIGAYLTRRLLRDAVRVVVLDSAFSNVIHEVLTPEELGEVTLVSGDVNSLRDLGHVIREHGVRRLVNLASLLHPVCDHNPPKALAVNVDGQLAVLEAARLWNLEKVVWASSVVVFGDRTHQLVLPVPNDAPHHPVSV; encoded by the coding sequence ATGAGCGTCTTAATCGTCGGAGGCGCTGGGTTTATAGGGGCCTACTTGACCCGACGTCTGCTACGGGACGCGGTACGGGTCGTGGTTCTGGACAGCGCCTTCAGCAACGTCATTCACGAGGTGTTGACCCCGGAGGAGCTCGGAGAAGTAACGCTCGTTTCCGGCGATGTTAACAGCTTGCGAGACCTCGGACATGTCATCCGTGAACACGGGGTACGGCGACTCGTCAACCTAGCCTCGTTGCTACATCCGGTTTGTGACCACAATCCACCGAAGGCGCTCGCGGTCAATGTGGACGGTCAGCTCGCCGTCCTGGAAGCAGCCCGACTGTGGAATCTGGAGAAGGTCGTGTGGGCGAGCTCTGTCGTCGTCTTTGGCGACCGTACCCATCAGCTGGTTCTCCCCGTGCCGAACGACGCGCCACACCATCCGGTCTCGGTGT